A genomic region of Chaetodon auriga isolate fChaAug3 chromosome 11, fChaAug3.hap1, whole genome shotgun sequence contains the following coding sequences:
- the ret gene encoding proto-oncogene tyrosine-protein kinase receptor Ret isoform X2 — protein sequence MGSSCGFSRGNIAVAVVVLLLLDGATGLYFPQNEYLETVYVGQPAGTPVLQVHAMLDGETERPHFYLCWASSLRRPSYSSWFNLDINTGILFLNKTLEESDFALLYQKSWSVKKLFLHAVVLPNFTKRSQCMNRNYPRITLDFVNATMPQCAQTDMKELCFPHRDTSNPHIMENRFPGALRQLRRLTRLNVCPNYTISYNVESDTPAPFAVNENTTELVVTAPLDREESERYRLLLVCTVRTETVITKVETSLDVFVNDEDDNAPYVNGTDTADIIISFNRTKGGSFGTLFVFDRDLTPIYPIDQSHNKYVGTLLSTDQWIKETFDIIGTFSEKKAPHGGIRETVHDYQLVLKRNLYVTENRSLQLDYLVNDTTYPGREGTVLLHFNVTILPVHIRFSNITHMFTLTRRASLYAQVGRVCVENCQQFDGFSVTYRLEVPDKNVSADVQSCYAAVSITQAPDEMWGLLYVNNTEALRRPECQDLQYLVVAQEEHTQLEASTQIHIILDGEANKASQENQQFLSCAENRRRGDCESVRGLGATTGRCQWRQGSEKGISENYSTCSPDLRTCPDSFCDAVESKDPSICPQDCTKEAVIGGHERGLRNGIQAGYGTCYCYSERCFCEKEDIEEAICDDMCKTIIATALLLSFIVSILLSSYFIHRYHKNSPKPPIASAEMTFRRPAQAYPISFPANNVRRGSQESIETDTFKIPDPKWEFPRKNLVLGKTLGEGEFGKVVKATAFRLKGKAGYTTVAVKMLKENASHSELRDLLSEFTLLKQVNHPHVIKMYGACSQDGPLYLIVEYAKYGSLRNFLRESRKVGPSYMGRDANRNSSYLENPDDRALTMGDLISFAWQISRGMQYLAEMKLVHRDLAARNVLVAEGRKMKISDFGLSRDVYEEDSYVKRSKGRIPVKWMAIESLFDHIYTTQSDVWSFGVLLWEIVTLGGNPYPGIAPERLFNLLKTGYRMERPENCSEEMYNLMLRCWKQESDKRPTFSDISKELEKMMVKSRDYLDLAASTPADALLYDDALSEEDTPLVDCNNAPLPRTLPSTWIENKLYGMSYPNWPEKSPVPLNRHDASNPVFTRYANDSVYANWMALPSPAKAVDKLDS from the exons GAGCGACAGGACTGTACTTCCCTCAGAATGAGTACCTTGAGACAGTGTATGTCGGCCAGCCGGCAGGGACGCCCGTCCTCCAGGTCCACGCCATGCTGGATGGCGAGACCGAGCGGCCCCATTTCTACCTGTGCTGGGCGAGCTCTCTCAGACGCCCATCCTACAGCTCCTGGTTCAACCTGGACATCAACACAGGAATACTGTTCCTGAACAAAACGCTGGAAGAGAGCGACTTCGCCTTGCTAT ATCAAAAGTCATGGTCTGTGAAGAAGTTGTTCCTGCACGCCGTGGTGTTACCTAACTTCACCAAGAGGTCCCAGTGCATGAACAGAAACTACCCTCGGATCACTCTGGACTTTGTTAATGCCACGATGCCTCAGTGTGCTCAGACAGATATGAAGGAACTATGCTTCCCGCACAGAGACACCTCTAACCCCCACATCATGGAGAACAGGTTCCCCGGGGCCCTACGGCAACTCCGACGTCTCACCAGACTCAATGTCTGCCCCAACTACACCATCTCTTACAATGTGGAATCAG ATACACCAGCACCATTTGCTGTAAATGAGAACACCACGGAGCTGGTGGTGACCGCTCCGTTGGACCGCGAGGAGAGTGAACGCTACAGACTCCTGCTGGTTTGCACCGTCCGGACAGAAACGGTCATCACCAAGGTGGAGACTTCACTGGATGTTTTTGTCAACGATGAGGATGATAACGCACCGTATGTGAatggcacagacacagcagatatTATCATCAGCTTCAATCGGACGAAG gGCGGCTCTTTTGGCACTTTATTCGTCTTTGACAGGGATTTAACCCCCATCTATCCCATAGACCAGAGTCACAATAAGTATGTGGGGACCTTGCTCAGTACTGACCAATGGATAAAGGAGACATTTGACATAATAGGCACCTTCAGTGAAAAGAAAGCTCCCCACGGAGGCATTCGGGAGACTGTCCACGACTACC AGCTTGTCCTGAAGAGGAACCTCTATGTGACTGAGAATCGCAGCCTGCAGCTGGACTACCTGGTCAATGACACCACCTACCCCGGCCGAGAGGGAACAGTGTTGCTGCACTTCAATGTCACCATCTTACCGGTCCACATCCGCTTCtccaacatcacacacatgttcacactgacACGCAGAGCGTCTCTTTATGCACAG GTCGGCAGAGTCTGTGTGGAGAACTGCCAGCAGTTCGATGGCTTCAGTGTCACGTACCGGCTCGAGGTGCCAGATAAGAATGTGTCTGCTGACGTGCAGTCCTGCTATGCAGCCGTAAGCATCACCCAGGCCCCAGACGAGATGTGGGGACTGCTCTATGTGAACAACACGGAGGCGCTGCGCAGGCCCGAGTGCCAGGACCTGCAGTACCTTGTTGTAGCTCAGGAGGAGCACACGCAGCTGGAGGCCAGCACGCAGATCCACATCATCCTAGATGGTGAAG CAAACAAGGCCAGTCAGGAGAACCAGCAGTTCCTGTCCTGTGCAGAAAACAGACGGCGCGGAGACTGTGAGTCTGTCCGAGGTCTGGGGGCGACGACGGGGAGATGCCAGTGGAGGCAAGGCAGTGAGAAAG GAATATCGGAAAATTATTCCACCTGCTCCCCTGACTTGCGCACATGTCCGGATAGCTTTTGCGATGCAGTTGAAAGCAAAGATCCGTCAATATGCCCACAAGACTGTACAA AGGAAGCTGTTATTGGAGGTCATGAGCGAGGCTTGAGGAATGGGATCCAGGCTGGTTATGGAACCTGCTACTGCTACTCTGAGAGATGCTTCTGTGAGAAGGAAGATATTGAGG AGGCGATATGTGACGACATGTGTAAGACCATCATCGccacagctctgctcctctccttcaTCGTTTCCATCCTCCTGTCCTCATACTTCATCCACCGGTACCACAAGAACTCACCGAAGCCCCCGATCGCCTCTGCTGAGATGACTTTCCGAAGGCCAGCTCAGGCTTACCCCATCAGCTTCCCTGCTAACAACGTACGGCGGGGCTCGCAGGAATCCATTGAGACTGACACCTTTAAAATACCC GATCCTAAGTGGGAGTTTCCTCGTAAAAACCTCGTACTTGGCAAGACTTTAGGAGAAGGAGAGTTTGGGAAAGTTGTTAAGGCAACAGCATTCAGGCTGAAAGGAAAAGCTGGTTACACCactgtggctgtgaaaatgcTTAAAG AGAACGCCTCCCACAGTGAGCTGCGAGACCTGCTGTCAGAATTCACTTTACTGAAGCAAGTCAACCACCCGCACGTCATAAAGATGTATGGAGCCTGCAGCCAGGACG GCCCATTGTATCTGATCGTGGAATACGCCAAGTATGGGTCGCTCCGCAACTTCCTGCGCGAGAGTCGGAAAGTTGGCCCGAGCTACATGGGCAGGGATGCCAACCGAAACTCCAGCTACCTGGAGAACCCAGACGACAGGGCGCTCACCATGGGTGACCTGATCTCCTTTGCATGGCAGATCTCCAGAGGCATGCAGTACCTGGCTGAAATGAAG CTTGTTCACAGGGACCTTGCAGCACGAAATGTCCTCGTAGCTGAAGGACGAAAGATGAAGATCTCAGACTTCGGCCTTTCCAGAGATGTGTATGAAGAGGACTCATACGTCAAGAGGAGCAag GGCCGTATTCCTGTTAAATGGATGGCAATAGAGTCCTTGTTTGATCACATTTACACAACACAAAGTGATGT cTGGTCCTTTGGTGTGCTGCTGTGGGAGATTGTGACACTGGGAGGAAATCCATACCCAGGCATCGCTCCTGAACGCCTCTTTAACCTGCTCAAGACTGGCTACAGGATGGAGAGACCGGAGAACTGCTCAGAGGAAAT gtatAACCTCATGCTTCGATGCTGGAAACAAGAATCAGACAAGAGGCCGACATTCTCAGACATCAGCAAAGAACTGGAAAAGATGATGGTGAAAAGTCGG GACTACCTGGACCTGGCGGCGTCCACGCCAGCCGATGCCCTCCTGTACGACGACGCCCTCTCTGAAGAGGACACACCACTAGTGGACTGTAATAACGCCCCTCTCCCTCGAACCCTCCCCTCCACATGGATTGAAAACAAGCTCTATG GCATGTCATACCCGAACTGGCCTGAGAAGAGCCCGGTACCGCTCAACAGACATGATGCCTCTAATCCAGTCTTTACAAGATATGCCAATGATAGTGTTTATGCAAACTGGATGGCTTTGCCTTCACCCGCAAAAGCTGTGGACAAGCTTGATAGCTAA
- the ret gene encoding proto-oncogene tyrosine-protein kinase receptor Ret isoform X1: protein MGSSCGFSRGNIAVAVVVLLLLDGATGLYFPQNEYLETVYVGQPAGTPVLQVHAMLDGETERPHFYLCWASSLRRPSYSSWFNLDINTGILFLNKTLEESDFALLYQKSWSVKKLFLHAVVLPNFTKRSQCMNRNYPRITLDFVNATMPQCAQTDMKELCFPHRDTSNPHIMENRFPGALRQLRRLTRLNVCPNYTISYNVESDTPAPFAVNENTTELVVTAPLDREESERYRLLLVCTVRTETVITKVETSLDVFVNDEDDNAPYVNGTDTADIIISFNRTKGGSFGTLFVFDRDLTPIYPIDQSHNKYVGTLLSTDQWIKETFDIIGTFSEKKAPHGGIRETVHDYQLVLKRNLYVTENRSLQLDYLVNDTTYPGREGTVLLHFNVTILPVHIRFSNITHMFTLTRRASLYAQVGRVCVENCQQFDGFSVTYRLEVPDKNVSADVQSCYAAVSITQAPDEMWGLLYVNNTEALRRPECQDLQYLVVAQEEHTQLEASTQIHIILDGEANKASQENQQFLSCAENRRRGDCESVRGLGATTGRCQWRQGSEKGISENYSTCSPDLRTCPDSFCDAVESKDPSICPQDCTKEAVIGGHERGLRNGIQAGYGTCYCYSERCFCEKEDIEEAICDDMCKTIIATALLLSFIVSILLSSYFIHRYHKNSPKPPIASAEMTFRRPAQAYPISFPANNVRRGSQESIETDTFKIPEDPKWEFPRKNLVLGKTLGEGEFGKVVKATAFRLKGKAGYTTVAVKMLKENASHSELRDLLSEFTLLKQVNHPHVIKMYGACSQDGPLYLIVEYAKYGSLRNFLRESRKVGPSYMGRDANRNSSYLENPDDRALTMGDLISFAWQISRGMQYLAEMKLVHRDLAARNVLVAEGRKMKISDFGLSRDVYEEDSYVKRSKGRIPVKWMAIESLFDHIYTTQSDVWSFGVLLWEIVTLGGNPYPGIAPERLFNLLKTGYRMERPENCSEEMYNLMLRCWKQESDKRPTFSDISKELEKMMVKSRDYLDLAASTPADALLYDDALSEEDTPLVDCNNAPLPRTLPSTWIENKLYGMSYPNWPEKSPVPLNRHDASNPVFTRYANDSVYANWMALPSPAKAVDKLDS from the exons GAGCGACAGGACTGTACTTCCCTCAGAATGAGTACCTTGAGACAGTGTATGTCGGCCAGCCGGCAGGGACGCCCGTCCTCCAGGTCCACGCCATGCTGGATGGCGAGACCGAGCGGCCCCATTTCTACCTGTGCTGGGCGAGCTCTCTCAGACGCCCATCCTACAGCTCCTGGTTCAACCTGGACATCAACACAGGAATACTGTTCCTGAACAAAACGCTGGAAGAGAGCGACTTCGCCTTGCTAT ATCAAAAGTCATGGTCTGTGAAGAAGTTGTTCCTGCACGCCGTGGTGTTACCTAACTTCACCAAGAGGTCCCAGTGCATGAACAGAAACTACCCTCGGATCACTCTGGACTTTGTTAATGCCACGATGCCTCAGTGTGCTCAGACAGATATGAAGGAACTATGCTTCCCGCACAGAGACACCTCTAACCCCCACATCATGGAGAACAGGTTCCCCGGGGCCCTACGGCAACTCCGACGTCTCACCAGACTCAATGTCTGCCCCAACTACACCATCTCTTACAATGTGGAATCAG ATACACCAGCACCATTTGCTGTAAATGAGAACACCACGGAGCTGGTGGTGACCGCTCCGTTGGACCGCGAGGAGAGTGAACGCTACAGACTCCTGCTGGTTTGCACCGTCCGGACAGAAACGGTCATCACCAAGGTGGAGACTTCACTGGATGTTTTTGTCAACGATGAGGATGATAACGCACCGTATGTGAatggcacagacacagcagatatTATCATCAGCTTCAATCGGACGAAG gGCGGCTCTTTTGGCACTTTATTCGTCTTTGACAGGGATTTAACCCCCATCTATCCCATAGACCAGAGTCACAATAAGTATGTGGGGACCTTGCTCAGTACTGACCAATGGATAAAGGAGACATTTGACATAATAGGCACCTTCAGTGAAAAGAAAGCTCCCCACGGAGGCATTCGGGAGACTGTCCACGACTACC AGCTTGTCCTGAAGAGGAACCTCTATGTGACTGAGAATCGCAGCCTGCAGCTGGACTACCTGGTCAATGACACCACCTACCCCGGCCGAGAGGGAACAGTGTTGCTGCACTTCAATGTCACCATCTTACCGGTCCACATCCGCTTCtccaacatcacacacatgttcacactgacACGCAGAGCGTCTCTTTATGCACAG GTCGGCAGAGTCTGTGTGGAGAACTGCCAGCAGTTCGATGGCTTCAGTGTCACGTACCGGCTCGAGGTGCCAGATAAGAATGTGTCTGCTGACGTGCAGTCCTGCTATGCAGCCGTAAGCATCACCCAGGCCCCAGACGAGATGTGGGGACTGCTCTATGTGAACAACACGGAGGCGCTGCGCAGGCCCGAGTGCCAGGACCTGCAGTACCTTGTTGTAGCTCAGGAGGAGCACACGCAGCTGGAGGCCAGCACGCAGATCCACATCATCCTAGATGGTGAAG CAAACAAGGCCAGTCAGGAGAACCAGCAGTTCCTGTCCTGTGCAGAAAACAGACGGCGCGGAGACTGTGAGTCTGTCCGAGGTCTGGGGGCGACGACGGGGAGATGCCAGTGGAGGCAAGGCAGTGAGAAAG GAATATCGGAAAATTATTCCACCTGCTCCCCTGACTTGCGCACATGTCCGGATAGCTTTTGCGATGCAGTTGAAAGCAAAGATCCGTCAATATGCCCACAAGACTGTACAA AGGAAGCTGTTATTGGAGGTCATGAGCGAGGCTTGAGGAATGGGATCCAGGCTGGTTATGGAACCTGCTACTGCTACTCTGAGAGATGCTTCTGTGAGAAGGAAGATATTGAGG AGGCGATATGTGACGACATGTGTAAGACCATCATCGccacagctctgctcctctccttcaTCGTTTCCATCCTCCTGTCCTCATACTTCATCCACCGGTACCACAAGAACTCACCGAAGCCCCCGATCGCCTCTGCTGAGATGACTTTCCGAAGGCCAGCTCAGGCTTACCCCATCAGCTTCCCTGCTAACAACGTACGGCGGGGCTCGCAGGAATCCATTGAGACTGACACCTTTAAAATACCC GAGGATCCTAAGTGGGAGTTTCCTCGTAAAAACCTCGTACTTGGCAAGACTTTAGGAGAAGGAGAGTTTGGGAAAGTTGTTAAGGCAACAGCATTCAGGCTGAAAGGAAAAGCTGGTTACACCactgtggctgtgaaaatgcTTAAAG AGAACGCCTCCCACAGTGAGCTGCGAGACCTGCTGTCAGAATTCACTTTACTGAAGCAAGTCAACCACCCGCACGTCATAAAGATGTATGGAGCCTGCAGCCAGGACG GCCCATTGTATCTGATCGTGGAATACGCCAAGTATGGGTCGCTCCGCAACTTCCTGCGCGAGAGTCGGAAAGTTGGCCCGAGCTACATGGGCAGGGATGCCAACCGAAACTCCAGCTACCTGGAGAACCCAGACGACAGGGCGCTCACCATGGGTGACCTGATCTCCTTTGCATGGCAGATCTCCAGAGGCATGCAGTACCTGGCTGAAATGAAG CTTGTTCACAGGGACCTTGCAGCACGAAATGTCCTCGTAGCTGAAGGACGAAAGATGAAGATCTCAGACTTCGGCCTTTCCAGAGATGTGTATGAAGAGGACTCATACGTCAAGAGGAGCAag GGCCGTATTCCTGTTAAATGGATGGCAATAGAGTCCTTGTTTGATCACATTTACACAACACAAAGTGATGT cTGGTCCTTTGGTGTGCTGCTGTGGGAGATTGTGACACTGGGAGGAAATCCATACCCAGGCATCGCTCCTGAACGCCTCTTTAACCTGCTCAAGACTGGCTACAGGATGGAGAGACCGGAGAACTGCTCAGAGGAAAT gtatAACCTCATGCTTCGATGCTGGAAACAAGAATCAGACAAGAGGCCGACATTCTCAGACATCAGCAAAGAACTGGAAAAGATGATGGTGAAAAGTCGG GACTACCTGGACCTGGCGGCGTCCACGCCAGCCGATGCCCTCCTGTACGACGACGCCCTCTCTGAAGAGGACACACCACTAGTGGACTGTAATAACGCCCCTCTCCCTCGAACCCTCCCCTCCACATGGATTGAAAACAAGCTCTATG GCATGTCATACCCGAACTGGCCTGAGAAGAGCCCGGTACCGCTCAACAGACATGATGCCTCTAATCCAGTCTTTACAAGATATGCCAATGATAGTGTTTATGCAAACTGGATGGCTTTGCCTTCACCCGCAAAAGCTGTGGACAAGCTTGATAGCTAA